Proteins encoded by one window of Clostridia bacterium:
- a CDS encoding electron transfer flavoprotein subunit alpha/FixB family protein — protein sequence MKYTVVLNGCSGDTRAMAEELHGFLAAYGAGPGGRTVLFYRDEEKREELVRCAPTEKVILVKVDGYLAEDFLPILKVLADDSDLYLFTGEVGGELAVRLAYRLGGSSLVGASYAAGAAVFGKAVYSGHLQGEFSLEKKPYCVVLARGMRPLPIPDLQRVVQKVEFEAGGQPGEFIPAETGEGLSHARFVLVAGRGVNGKENAAWVEEAARRLGAEFAVTRPVAMSGWAPLQRLVGVSGAVIGPEVCLVVGASGAAAFYAGIEKSDLIVAINIDGQAPITRLADVVLVDDYRAVLAGLLEIEGVG from the coding sequence ATGAAATACACGGTGGTTTTAAACGGTTGCAGCGGGGATACGCGAGCCATGGCCGAGGAACTGCACGGTTTCCTGGCGGCGTATGGTGCCGGCCCGGGCGGCCGGACGGTGCTCTTTTACCGCGACGAGGAGAAAAGGGAAGAGCTGGTGCGCTGCGCGCCTACGGAAAAGGTGATCCTGGTCAAGGTAGACGGGTATCTGGCGGAGGATTTTCTGCCAATTCTGAAGGTGCTGGCAGACGATTCGGACCTGTACCTTTTTACCGGCGAAGTCGGCGGTGAGCTGGCGGTGCGCCTGGCATACCGCTTGGGGGGCAGTTCCCTGGTGGGCGCAAGTTACGCTGCCGGTGCGGCGGTTTTCGGCAAGGCGGTGTACAGCGGGCACCTGCAAGGGGAGTTTTCCTTGGAGAAAAAACCGTACTGCGTGGTGCTGGCCCGGGGGATGAGACCCCTGCCCATACCCGACCTGCAGCGGGTCGTGCAAAAGGTAGAGTTTGAGGCCGGCGGGCAGCCGGGGGAGTTTATCCCGGCGGAAACGGGAGAGGGTTTGTCCCATGCCCGGTTCGTCCTGGTGGCCGGGCGTGGGGTGAACGGCAAGGAAAACGCGGCCTGGGTGGAGGAAGCGGCCAGGAGATTGGGCGCCGAGTTCGCAGTGACCCGGCCGGTGGCTATGAGCGGCTGGGCTCCCCTGCAGCGCCTGGTGGGCGTGTCCGGCGCGGTGATTGGACCGGAGGTCTGCCTGGTGGTGGGGGCCTCGGGGGCGGCGGCGTTTTATGCCGGCATTGAAAAAAGCGACCTGATCGTGGCGATTAACATTGACGGGCAGGCGCCCATTACGCGCCTCGCCGACGTAGTGCTGGTGGACGATTACAGGGCGGTGCTGGCGGGACTGCTGGAGATAGAGGGGGTAGGATGA
- a CDS encoding electron transfer flavoprotein subunit beta/FixA family protein, which produces MRILVCFSVVPDLDKMSPDDWKTGGLAVDTTYVPTQLNPFDESALELALRLRDRGQAELVALTIADRSADRYLKNLYALRFDHAVRLDCGEDLHFHPEAKAALLASYARRHSFDVVLAGRQNAVGDNGKTPFLLAEMLGLPCIGQVTGVEREGETLMVTAATDGGSVRREVKAPVVLAVGNVTGGYLRVPTLKDKLQYGKREVEVIAVAHDPGSPAARPLRLVKKEQGRQGKVLAGENAREKARLLYELYLKERLERP; this is translated from the coding sequence ATGAGAATCCTGGTTTGCTTTTCGGTAGTCCCCGACTTGGATAAGATGAGCCCGGACGACTGGAAAACCGGCGGGCTGGCGGTGGATACCACCTATGTCCCCACCCAGCTAAACCCGTTCGACGAGAGCGCACTGGAACTGGCCTTGCGGCTCAGGGACCGGGGCCAGGCGGAGCTGGTGGCCTTGACGATAGCCGACCGTTCCGCGGACAGGTATCTGAAAAACCTCTATGCGCTACGTTTCGACCACGCGGTACGCTTGGACTGCGGCGAGGATTTGCACTTCCACCCGGAGGCCAAGGCGGCGCTTTTGGCCTCGTACGCCCGCCGGCATTCCTTCGACGTGGTGCTGGCCGGACGGCAGAACGCCGTGGGCGACAACGGCAAGACGCCCTTTTTACTGGCGGAAATGCTGGGCCTGCCGTGCATAGGGCAGGTGACCGGGGTTGAGCGGGAAGGCGAGACGCTCATGGTAACGGCGGCGACGGACGGCGGCTCGGTACGCCGGGAGGTTAAAGCCCCCGTGGTGCTGGCCGTAGGCAATGTGACCGGCGGGTATCTCAGGGTGCCGACCCTCAAGGATAAGCTGCAGTATGGGAAGCGGGAAGTGGAGGTCATAGCCGTGGCGCATGACCCGGGGTCTCCTGCCGCCCGGCCCCTGCGACTGGTCAAAAAGGAACAGGGCCGGCAGGGCAAGGTCCTGGCAGGCGAAAATGCCCGGGAAAAGGCGCGGCTGCTTTACGAGCTTTACCTCAAGGAGAGGCTGGAGAGGCCATGA